In Acropora muricata isolate sample 2 chromosome 11, ASM3666990v1, whole genome shotgun sequence, one DNA window encodes the following:
- the LOC136889768 gene encoding uncharacterized protein isoform X1 yields MSCNLFTNFLVEKQACECGSYARSNTYCLSYLSVLTSSTNLFAQSDRVQEFLLSVFATFKWPLVSSNMIHFSWLRNFEFFILMYGYLQLKCQGTFIMTHGKCVCHGPNGTYNLQPLQRTDNNPRFQTSGRRHYEYFYNPCTSFLKTNDEEDEGCTFDVAVCYGAQGVGPYVKLGNQSSAECKTDAETGRTELMYKTAEYPGPENAVRIRLICDWKRKIPKFQKTIVKGIPWVFSLIHRCACANGCPEDPSTTRRTTVATTRTTTLTTTGLRNITGTTNRTSTAVFPFTQELFRTPLVVSFVAIAGLIVFIASLQLIRIAVRRCEHHRPNNDRNNDRGNDPRQKLLPNGSNDGKGFKNVGDSPLAGNVLPRNPSCNITVSKKNDFNSGKFITEPI; encoded by the exons ATGAGCTGTAACTTGTTCACTAACTTTCTTGTGGAAAAACAAGCCTGTGAGTGTGGGTCATACGCTAGAAGCAATACATATTGTCTCAGCTACTTGTCAGTACTAACTAGCTCTACCAATTTGTTTGCACAAAGTGATCGAG TGCAAGAATTTCTGCTCTCTGTTTTCGCTACTTTTAAATGGCCGCTGGTTTCGAG CAATATGATCCACTTCAGCTGGCTGAGAAATTTTGAATTCTTCATCTTGATGTATGGTTACTTGCAACTGAAATGTCAAGGAACTTTTATCATGACTCACGGGAAATGTGTTTGTCATGGCCCAAATGGAACCTATAACCTTCAGCCTCTTCAGAGAACTGATAACAATCCAAG ATTTCAAACCTCTGGTAGGAGGCACTACGAGTACTTCTACAACCCGTGTACCTCTTTCTTGAAGACAAATGATGAGGAAGACGAAGGATGCACCTTTGATGTCGCG GTTTGTTATGGCGCACAAGGTGTTGGGCCTTATGTCAAACTAGGAAATCAGAGCAGCGCTGAATGTAAAACTGATGCCGAGACAGGAAGGACGGAGCTGATGTATAAGACAGC TGAATATCCTGGACCTGAAAATGCTGTGAGAATCAGACTTATATGTgactggaaaagaaaaatacccAAGTTTCAAAAGACGATCGTTAAAGGAATCCCTTgg GTATTTTCACTTATCCACCGTTGCGCATGTGCGAATGGCTGCCCAGAGGATCCTAGTACAACCAGGAGAACAACTGTAGCTACAACTAGGACCACAACTCTGACCACAACTGGCCTAAGGAACATAACAGGGACAACAAATAGGACTAGTACGGCTGTCTTCCCTTTTACACAGG aactATTTCGGACACCGTTGGTAGTATCCTTTGTAGCGATAGCAGGATTGATTGTTTTTATCGCTTCACTCCAGTTAATTCGTATTGCTGTAAGAAGGTGTGAGCATCATCGTCCGAACAATGATCGAAACAATGATCGGGGCAATGATCCAAGGCAAAAGCTTTTACCAAACGGAAGCAATGATGGTAAAGGATTTAAAAATGTAGGAGATTCTCCACTGGCAGGCAATGTGCTTCCGAGAAACCCTAGTTGCAATATTACGGTGTCTAAAAAGAATGACTTTAATAGTGGTAAATTCATCACTGAACCAATTTGA
- the LOC136889768 gene encoding uncharacterized protein isoform X3 produces the protein MSCNLFTNFLVEKQACECGSYARSNTYCLSYLSVLTSSTNLFAQSDRVQEFLLSVFATFKWPLVSSNMIHFSWLRNFEFFILMYGYLQLKCQGTFIMTHGKCVCHGPNGTYNLQPLQRTDNNPRFQTSGRRHYEYFYNPCTSFLKTNDEEDEGCTFDVAVCYGAQGVGPYVKLGNQSSAECKTDAETGRTELMYKTAEYPGPENAVRIRLICDWKRKIPKFQKTIVKGIPWNYFGHRW, from the exons ATGAGCTGTAACTTGTTCACTAACTTTCTTGTGGAAAAACAAGCCTGTGAGTGTGGGTCATACGCTAGAAGCAATACATATTGTCTCAGCTACTTGTCAGTACTAACTAGCTCTACCAATTTGTTTGCACAAAGTGATCGAG TGCAAGAATTTCTGCTCTCTGTTTTCGCTACTTTTAAATGGCCGCTGGTTTCGAG CAATATGATCCACTTCAGCTGGCTGAGAAATTTTGAATTCTTCATCTTGATGTATGGTTACTTGCAACTGAAATGTCAAGGAACTTTTATCATGACTCACGGGAAATGTGTTTGTCATGGCCCAAATGGAACCTATAACCTTCAGCCTCTTCAGAGAACTGATAACAATCCAAG ATTTCAAACCTCTGGTAGGAGGCACTACGAGTACTTCTACAACCCGTGTACCTCTTTCTTGAAGACAAATGATGAGGAAGACGAAGGATGCACCTTTGATGTCGCG GTTTGTTATGGCGCACAAGGTGTTGGGCCTTATGTCAAACTAGGAAATCAGAGCAGCGCTGAATGTAAAACTGATGCCGAGACAGGAAGGACGGAGCTGATGTATAAGACAGC TGAATATCCTGGACCTGAAAATGCTGTGAGAATCAGACTTATATGTgactggaaaagaaaaatacccAAGTTTCAAAAGACGATCGTTAAAGGAATCCCTTgg aactATTTCGGACACCGTTGGTAG
- the LOC136889768 gene encoding uncharacterized protein isoform X2: protein MIHFSWLRNFEFFILMYGYLQLKCQGTFIMTHGKCVCHGPNGTYNLQPLQRTDNNPRFQTSGRRHYEYFYNPCTSFLKTNDEEDEGCTFDVAVCYGAQGVGPYVKLGNQSSAECKTDAETGRTELMYKTAEYPGPENAVRIRLICDWKRKIPKFQKTIVKGIPWVFSLIHRCACANGCPEDPSTTRRTTVATTRTTTLTTTGLRNITGTTNRTSTAVFPFTQELFRTPLVVSFVAIAGLIVFIASLQLIRIAVRRCEHHRPNNDRNNDRGNDPRQKLLPNGSNDGKGFKNVGDSPLAGNVLPRNPSCNITVSKKNDFNSGKFITEPI from the exons ATGATCCACTTCAGCTGGCTGAGAAATTTTGAATTCTTCATCTTGATGTATGGTTACTTGCAACTGAAATGTCAAGGAACTTTTATCATGACTCACGGGAAATGTGTTTGTCATGGCCCAAATGGAACCTATAACCTTCAGCCTCTTCAGAGAACTGATAACAATCCAAG ATTTCAAACCTCTGGTAGGAGGCACTACGAGTACTTCTACAACCCGTGTACCTCTTTCTTGAAGACAAATGATGAGGAAGACGAAGGATGCACCTTTGATGTCGCG GTTTGTTATGGCGCACAAGGTGTTGGGCCTTATGTCAAACTAGGAAATCAGAGCAGCGCTGAATGTAAAACTGATGCCGAGACAGGAAGGACGGAGCTGATGTATAAGACAGC TGAATATCCTGGACCTGAAAATGCTGTGAGAATCAGACTTATATGTgactggaaaagaaaaatacccAAGTTTCAAAAGACGATCGTTAAAGGAATCCCTTgg GTATTTTCACTTATCCACCGTTGCGCATGTGCGAATGGCTGCCCAGAGGATCCTAGTACAACCAGGAGAACAACTGTAGCTACAACTAGGACCACAACTCTGACCACAACTGGCCTAAGGAACATAACAGGGACAACAAATAGGACTAGTACGGCTGTCTTCCCTTTTACACAGG aactATTTCGGACACCGTTGGTAGTATCCTTTGTAGCGATAGCAGGATTGATTGTTTTTATCGCTTCACTCCAGTTAATTCGTATTGCTGTAAGAAGGTGTGAGCATCATCGTCCGAACAATGATCGAAACAATGATCGGGGCAATGATCCAAGGCAAAAGCTTTTACCAAACGGAAGCAATGATGGTAAAGGATTTAAAAATGTAGGAGATTCTCCACTGGCAGGCAATGTGCTTCCGAGAAACCCTAGTTGCAATATTACGGTGTCTAAAAAGAATGACTTTAATAGTGGTAAATTCATCACTGAACCAATTTGA